Proteins from a single region of Lentimicrobium saccharophilum:
- a CDS encoding T9SS type A sorting domain-containing protein produces the protein MKIKSFIFFSYFILLPFLVISQTWPKIYINPGTHTSGKVAYESYDNGIILLAENLGQYGLRTSGWLIKTDINGNVLWDRVIGRQEQYLSLTNNMEATSDSGVVIAMSTRFFEQDPFGFYNDPVFIKLNKCGQLDWCTLISLLGTGNSGTDVVQTNDGFIGLYYNLNVPNNDIGVVKMNLNGQIQWLFTYDSDTIVDNIPCDILALDDGSTIVTGFGYYDNGQSTYVSLKPVKLHIAPDGGVINWQVMHYDNDSLRGVDYETIKDNRGNLFSAGSTITTQTYPYNYDKKTLRKQKVNGSNLEYYIQDESKSINGYLCWMVDSTIAITGASEIFENNWWRYPSDVSIIDTFGNVINNRILLDDYWGSVYRVSTTHDNKILATGSADAENPYGPPGNTFLFKLTSTLEDDVYDPTPRVYDYACPGGVAPHDTIGMEECDIVVSAAHLATLPDIAVMEVYPNPANDVFQVRLPEFIAIRNNNKGLNTALYQSNYQQQSTLQVFDLSGRFISEQKLTQGQLIAQFDASHWVPGMYLLRLVYKDKTVGSAKVVR, from the coding sequence ATGAAAATCAAGTCTTTCATATTTTTTTCTTATTTTATTTTATTACCGTTTTTAGTTATTTCCCAAACGTGGCCTAAGATATACATCAATCCCGGTACACATACATCAGGTAAAGTGGCTTATGAATCATACGATAATGGCATAATTTTACTTGCAGAAAATCTTGGTCAATATGGCCTGCGAACTTCAGGCTGGCTGATAAAGACTGATATCAATGGCAATGTACTGTGGGACAGAGTAATTGGAAGACAGGAACAATATTTATCCTTGACAAATAATATGGAAGCTACCAGCGATTCAGGAGTAGTTATAGCGATGTCAACACGGTTTTTTGAACAAGATCCATTTGGTTTTTATAATGATCCGGTTTTTATTAAGCTGAATAAATGTGGGCAGTTGGATTGGTGTACACTTATTAGCTTGTTGGGTACTGGTAATTCCGGAACTGATGTTGTACAGACGAATGATGGCTTTATCGGTCTGTATTATAATTTAAATGTACCCAACAACGACATCGGTGTTGTAAAAATGAACCTTAATGGCCAGATTCAATGGCTGTTTACATACGATTCAGATACAATTGTTGATAATATACCATGCGATATTCTTGCACTGGACGATGGCTCCACAATTGTAACCGGTTTTGGCTATTATGATAACGGGCAATCAACATATGTGAGTCTTAAACCTGTCAAATTGCATATTGCTCCAGACGGCGGTGTAATTAATTGGCAAGTTATGCATTATGACAATGATTCATTAAGAGGAGTGGATTACGAGACTATTAAAGACAACCGAGGAAATCTGTTTTCTGCAGGAAGTACCATCACCACACAAACATATCCATACAACTATGATAAAAAAACACTTCGAAAACAAAAGGTAAATGGTTCAAATCTGGAATACTATATTCAGGATGAATCAAAGAGTATTAATGGCTATCTGTGCTGGATGGTTGATAGTACCATCGCTATTACAGGAGCTTCTGAAATATTTGAAAATAATTGGTGGAGATACCCTTCTGATGTGTCCATTATTGATACATTCGGGAATGTTATTAACAACCGTATATTACTTGATGATTATTGGGGTTCCGTTTACAGAGTTTCAACTACCCACGACAATAAAATTTTGGCTACCGGTAGCGCTGATGCAGAAAACCCATATGGCCCGCCTGGAAATACCTTTCTTTTCAAACTCACCTCCACCCTTGAGGACGATGTGTATGACCCCACCCCCCGGGTATATGACTACGCCTGCCCCGGTGGTGTAGCACCACACGATACCATTGGTATGGAGGAGTGCGATATTGTGGTAAGCGCAGCCCACCTTGCCACCTTGCCCGATATAGCGGTTATGGAGGTTTACCCCAACCCGGCAAACGATGTATTTCAGGTGCGGTTGCCGGAGTTTATTGCCATCCGAAACAACAACAAAGGTTTAAATACCGCCCTTTACCAAAGCAACTACCAGCAGCAAAGCACCTTGCAGGTTTTTGATCTGAGTGGCAGATTTATTTCAGAACAAAAACTTACTCAGGGACAACTTATTGCACAATTCGATGCTTCACACTGGGTACCGGGGATGTATTTGCTACGTTTAGTGTATAAAGATAAGACGGTGGGGAGCGCGAAGGTGGTGAGGTGA
- the folD gene encoding bifunctional methylenetetrahydrofolate dehydrogenase/methenyltetrahydrofolate cyclohydrolase FolD, producing the protein MELIDGKKIAEEIKREIARKAAEIIDAEQTPPHLAAILVGNDPASETYIASKEKACRAVGFTSSVYRYPAEISEQQLLEVVDFLNTDEEVHGFIVQLPLPRHIDANKVIERINPAKDVDGFHPVNVGRLALGLPSYVPATPAGIVLLLEKYGIETEGKHCVVLGRSNIVGTPVSLLMSRKAVPGNCTVTLCHSKTTNLAEITRQADILIAAIGQPGFVTGDMVKEGVVVVDVGIHRIEDNSEKGYHITGDVDFKSVAPKSSYITPVPGGVGLMTIVSLLLNTLKAYNREIYS; encoded by the coding sequence ATGGAATTGATTGACGGTAAGAAGATCGCTGAAGAGATTAAGAGAGAGATCGCCCGCAAGGCGGCTGAAATTATTGATGCCGAGCAAACGCCCCCGCATCTGGCAGCCATACTGGTGGGGAATGATCCGGCAAGCGAAACCTACATTGCCAGTAAAGAAAAGGCCTGCCGCGCGGTCGGATTTACTTCAAGCGTTTACCGTTATCCTGCTGAAATCAGCGAGCAGCAGTTGCTCGAAGTGGTTGATTTCCTCAATACCGATGAGGAAGTTCACGGGTTTATCGTTCAGTTGCCGTTGCCCCGGCATATCGATGCCAATAAAGTGATTGAAAGGATCAATCCCGCCAAGGATGTGGACGGTTTCCATCCGGTGAATGTCGGCCGGCTGGCGCTGGGACTCCCTTCATATGTGCCAGCTACCCCCGCAGGTATTGTGTTGCTGCTCGAAAAGTACGGCATAGAGACCGAAGGGAAGCATTGCGTGGTCCTCGGCCGGAGCAATATCGTAGGTACCCCGGTCAGTCTGCTGATGTCGCGCAAGGCCGTTCCCGGGAATTGCACGGTTACGCTCTGCCACAGCAAAACCACAAACCTGGCTGAAATTACCCGTCAGGCCGATATTCTGATCGCTGCCATCGGACAGCCGGGCTTTGTTACCGGCGATATGGTGAAGGAAGGCGTGGTGGTGGTGGATGTGGGTATACACCGCATTGAGGATAACAGCGAAAAGGGCTATCATATCACCGGCGATGTTGATTTTAAGAGCGTAGCGCCGAAATCATCCTACATCACGCCTGTGCCCGGCGGTGTGGGACTGATGACCATTGTCAGCCTGCTGCTGAACACCCTGAAAGCCTATAACAGGGAGATTTATTCCTGA
- the ffh gene encoding signal recognition particle protein produces MFENLSEKLERAFKTLKGQGHITEINVAETLKDVRKALLDADVSYKVAKSFTDTVKEKALGQQVLTAVSPGQLMVKIVHDELAALMGAEQAEINLKGAPAVILIAGLQGSGKTTFSAKLANYLKTKKNRKVLLVAGDVYRPAAIEQLKVLGEQIGVKVFTIDEDKNPVNIARKAIAHAKEFDINTVIIDTAGRLAIDEQMMNEIAAVKQAVNPHETLFVVDSMTGQDAVNTAKAFNDRLDYDGVVLTKLDGDTRGGAALTIRSVVDKPVKFVGLGEKMDAIDVFYPSRMADRILGMGDIVSLVERAQEQFDEVEARKLQQKLAKDQFNFNDFVSQIKQIKKMGNVKDLLGMIPGMGKALKDVDIDDDAFKGIEAIIGSMTPFERENPSVLNGSRRKRIAMGSGVEIAEVNRLIKQFEDTRKMMKLVSGGGGKNALNAMRNMKKMSSGRKR; encoded by the coding sequence ATGTTTGAAAATTTAAGTGAAAAGCTCGAACGGGCGTTCAAGACCCTGAAAGGCCAGGGGCATATTACCGAGATCAATGTTGCGGAAACCCTGAAGGATGTGCGCAAGGCCCTCCTTGATGCCGACGTCAGCTATAAGGTTGCCAAGTCGTTTACCGATACGGTAAAGGAAAAAGCCCTCGGGCAGCAGGTACTTACGGCGGTTTCGCCCGGACAGCTGATGGTGAAGATTGTTCATGACGAGCTCGCTGCGCTGATGGGTGCGGAGCAGGCTGAAATCAACCTGAAAGGCGCTCCCGCGGTTATCCTGATTGCCGGATTGCAGGGATCGGGTAAAACCACCTTCTCGGCAAAACTGGCCAACTACCTCAAAACCAAAAAGAACCGCAAGGTTTTACTGGTTGCCGGCGACGTTTACCGCCCTGCCGCCATTGAGCAGCTGAAAGTGCTTGGCGAACAGATCGGCGTGAAGGTATTCACCATTGACGAGGACAAAAATCCGGTTAATATCGCCCGAAAGGCCATCGCGCATGCCAAAGAATTTGACATCAATACAGTCATCATCGATACGGCCGGCCGCCTGGCCATCGATGAACAGATGATGAATGAAATAGCGGCCGTAAAGCAGGCCGTTAACCCTCACGAAACCCTGTTTGTGGTGGATTCCATGACGGGACAGGATGCCGTGAATACTGCAAAAGCCTTCAACGACCGGCTTGACTATGACGGGGTGGTACTTACCAAACTCGACGGCGATACCCGCGGGGGAGCGGCCCTTACCATACGTTCGGTGGTGGATAAGCCCGTGAAATTTGTCGGTCTGGGCGAGAAGATGGACGCCATTGATGTGTTCTATCCTTCGCGTATGGCCGACCGTATCCTGGGAATGGGCGATATCGTATCGCTGGTTGAACGCGCCCAGGAGCAGTTCGACGAGGTGGAAGCCCGCAAGCTGCAGCAGAAACTTGCGAAAGACCAGTTCAATTTCAACGATTTCGTTTCCCAGATCAAACAGATCAAGAAAATGGGCAACGTGAAAGACCTGCTCGGCATGATCCCGGGGATGGGAAAAGCCCTGAAGGATGTTGATATTGACGATGATGCGTTTAAAGGCATCGAAGCCATTATCGGGTCCATGACACCGTTTGAAAGGGAAAATCCATCGGTGTTAAACGGCAGCCGCCGCAAACGCATCGCCATGGGTTCCGGGGTTGAAATAGCCGAGGTGAACCGACTGATCAAACAGTTTGAAGATACCCGCAAAATGATGAAACTTGTTTCCGGCGGAGGGGGCAAAAATGCCCTGAATGCCATGCGGAATATGAAGAAGATGTCGTCAGGGAGGAAAAGATAA
- a CDS encoding potassium channel family protein, with translation MKFIIIGLGNFGSVLAMQLTRMGHEVIGVDGSEVKTETFKEVITQTICLDCANELAMKTLPLRECDYAVVAIGEDFGASVMTTALLKKAGVKRIVSRAIDALHQTVIETIGVDLVMQPEKESAVQLANRLVFSGIRNSFPVPSGFRIVEYQLPGRFTGLKLKEVNFIRTYGLQPITIIRNKEEKSLFAKPMQVPEATGLLSGDEVLVAGDILLLFGSDKAIADLARSDE, from the coding sequence ATGAAATTTATCATTATTGGTTTGGGGAATTTCGGTTCTGTCCTGGCCATGCAACTTACCCGAATGGGACACGAAGTGATAGGTGTGGATGGCAGTGAGGTGAAGACAGAAACTTTCAAGGAAGTAATCACCCAGACCATCTGTTTGGATTGTGCCAATGAACTGGCCATGAAGACGTTGCCACTCAGGGAATGTGATTACGCCGTAGTCGCGATCGGTGAAGATTTCGGGGCTTCGGTAATGACCACCGCCTTGCTTAAAAAGGCGGGTGTCAAACGGATCGTAAGCCGGGCCATTGATGCATTGCACCAGACGGTGATCGAAACCATAGGGGTAGATCTGGTGATGCAGCCCGAAAAAGAATCAGCCGTACAACTCGCCAACCGGCTTGTTTTCAGCGGAATCAGAAATTCCTTTCCAGTGCCTTCAGGCTTCAGGATTGTGGAGTATCAGCTTCCGGGCAGGTTTACGGGGCTGAAGCTGAAAGAGGTGAATTTTATCAGGACGTATGGCCTTCAGCCGATCACCATTATCAGGAATAAAGAAGAAAAATCACTATTTGCAAAGCCAATGCAGGTTCCTGAAGCAACCGGATTGCTCAGCGGTGACGAGGTGTTGGTCGCCGGGGATATACTGCTGCTGTTCGGCAGCGATAAAGCCATTGCAGATCTGGCACGTAGTGATGAATAA
- a CDS encoding TrkH family potassium uptake protein: MSLRLKLFQLINAVNRWRRRLLRWLDGLGIVAAVTGFLLLLYHIGFDHKSAQLLLIQKGYNIVLGIILVSNLAGLTLSTWRVKVWKLRLAELIMIPLVFLLLDLRVNFTGIDWSIGAAGLFLLRDIAVQLIIVFVLFVEISTSSLRLSNRNSNPARLFIGSFLFLIIFGAGLLMLPNATYSGIAFTDAFFTATSAVCVTGLIVVDTATYFTPLGQGFILILIQLGGLGIMTFTSFFGYFFKGGSSFGNEFLLKELLNEDKLGEIFRTLGKIILITFSIEAIGAVLIYQSLDQFQAGNQVGQIAFSVFHSISAFCNAGFSLLSNNLSQEGYRFNYSLQLVIALLIIAGGLGFPIVFNYYRLFRYYLVNRFRQLVFRKPYEHLPRIINVNSRLVLLTTLLLLAGGFLLLFLLEYNYSLKGLSLQGKITGAFFSSVTARTAGFNTTDLTAMAPASVLIVIFLMWVGASPASTGGGIKTTTFSVALLNVLSLARGKDRIELKGREISNASVRRASAVIWLSLLVIGLAVFLLQLTDGHLGMKNLVFETFSAFGTVGLSLGITSQLSTSGRWIIIVVMFLGRVGTLTLIIGFFRKVRSLHYRYPAENIMIN; this comes from the coding sequence ATGTCGCTAAGGTTAAAGTTATTTCAGCTAATCAATGCGGTCAACCGCTGGCGCCGGCGTTTGCTGCGATGGCTCGATGGGTTGGGGATTGTTGCCGCTGTTACCGGGTTTCTGCTGCTGCTTTACCATATCGGTTTTGATCACAAAAGCGCACAGCTTCTGCTGATTCAGAAAGGATATAACATTGTTCTTGGCATTATCCTGGTCAGCAACCTGGCAGGGCTTACCCTGAGCACCTGGAGGGTCAAGGTATGGAAACTCCGCCTGGCCGAGCTGATCATGATTCCGCTTGTATTTCTGCTGCTAGACCTGCGTGTAAATTTTACTGGAATTGATTGGTCTATTGGGGCAGCAGGATTATTTCTGTTGCGTGACATCGCGGTGCAGCTGATAATAGTGTTCGTATTGTTTGTTGAGATATCCACCAGCTCATTGAGGCTCAGCAACCGGAATTCAAACCCGGCCCGGCTTTTTATCGGGAGTTTTCTGTTTCTTATCATTTTCGGCGCCGGTTTGCTTATGCTTCCAAACGCCACCTATTCAGGAATAGCATTTACTGATGCATTTTTTACCGCTACAAGCGCTGTTTGTGTTACAGGATTGATTGTTGTAGATACTGCAACATACTTTACACCGCTCGGACAGGGATTTATTCTGATACTGATACAACTGGGCGGCCTCGGTATCATGACATTTACCAGTTTTTTCGGTTATTTCTTCAAAGGCGGCTCATCGTTCGGGAATGAATTCCTGCTGAAAGAACTACTGAATGAGGATAAGCTCGGGGAGATTTTCAGGACACTGGGCAAAATCATCCTGATCACCTTTTCCATTGAAGCCATCGGCGCTGTGCTGATCTATCAGAGCCTGGATCAGTTTCAGGCCGGTAATCAGGTGGGGCAGATTGCATTTTCAGTATTTCATTCAATATCAGCATTTTGTAATGCCGGCTTTTCATTGCTGAGTAATAATCTGTCTCAGGAGGGATACCGTTTCAATTACAGTCTGCAACTGGTAATTGCATTGCTGATTATTGCCGGAGGCCTGGGATTTCCCATCGTCTTTAATTACTACAGATTATTCCGTTATTATCTGGTGAACCGTTTCCGGCAACTTGTTTTTAGAAAACCTTATGAACACCTCCCCAGAATCATCAATGTCAACAGCCGTCTTGTGCTGTTAACTACATTACTCCTGCTGGCCGGCGGTTTTCTGTTGCTTTTCCTGTTGGAGTATAATTACAGTCTGAAAGGGCTTTCATTACAGGGGAAAATTACCGGAGCATTTTTCAGCTCCGTAACTGCACGCACTGCCGGTTTCAATACCACTGATCTGACCGCCATGGCGCCGGCTTCAGTCCTGATTGTGATTTTCCTTATGTGGGTGGGCGCTTCGCCCGCTTCGACAGGGGGAGGCATCAAAACCACTACATTTTCTGTAGCATTGCTTAATGTACTCAGCCTGGCACGCGGCAAGGACAGGATTGAACTGAAGGGCAGGGAAATATCAAATGCTTCGGTAAGGAGGGCTTCTGCCGTTATCTGGCTTTCACTTTTGGTGATCGGGCTGGCAGTGTTTTTGCTTCAGTTGACCGACGGGCATCTGGGCATGAAAAATCTGGTATTCGAGACTTTCTCGGCTTTCGGAACCGTTGGCCTTTCGCTGGGCATCACTTCTCAGTTATCCACATCAGGCAGGTGGATAATCATTGTAGTGATGTTCCTGGGTAGGGTAGGTACCCTTACGCTTATCATCGGATTCTTCCGCAAGGTGCGGAGCCTGCATTACCGCTATCCCGCTGAGAATATCATGATCAACTGA
- a CDS encoding T9SS type A sorting domain-containing protein produces the protein MRNRFIAFFILLSGALSAQSWHWINPTTGINQINDIHFVSVNEGFAVGNQGRLLHYANGEWSLMDSPVNTDLFGISFVNPDMGWAIGANGTILRYQNGSWTQVTSPITGVLRDICCINENHCQAAGDAIIRYNGSEWLIDANLSGIETIGFLNESLGWAGGNSNVLYKYENGVWSADNSFSSGNYYIFNTLEKAGDVMLMNGQTIPQEGLLFENNGNGWVQVPAGSCNSGISFTDRQHGFGLQHAGVMPYDLYPTVHQYNEGEWQEVFVHEKQYQLFTAVEALSNTACMASDNLGYIHKIEDGSHSIANGFMYDSILDLQFVKPNAGFLAAHNSGLWKYNAGEWENIFNLPDHTIHVIDFQSEDLGYFGAYEHTEIFPFWPETKLFVYNSGVITQIPDPYAGSFITSLNIIGEDLVFTHTDAICTYSNGLITTETIAYPDSISDLKFMMPVPVNSSNRNDEWEAAWMSVKRHNDADSGVIFYKYFVDNIWQEVYETSSGSFNDLCIFGYNQVVAVGTNGLIAVFDGSNWSEIQPLTSEELLSVHLDENMNGWAVGRNGTMLECTGGAWSVYDNDAMYDLNVVSFYDQTLGFIGGNEGALLCTSEKLPVPNTYITVADTRNSLKIFPNPATETFTIELESPATNARIILTDPAGRLLMEKQLPDTGQGKQLVTMSASGLGSGIYLLTLIHENGVRTAKLVVR, from the coding sequence ATGAGAAACAGGTTTATTGCATTTTTCATCCTTTTATCCGGGGCTTTATCAGCCCAGTCCTGGCACTGGATCAACCCAACCACCGGGATAAATCAGATCAACGATATACATTTTGTATCAGTCAATGAAGGCTTTGCGGTGGGCAATCAGGGCAGATTGCTGCATTACGCAAACGGGGAGTGGTCGTTGATGGACAGCCCGGTAAATACCGATTTGTTTGGCATTTCTTTTGTCAACCCTGATATGGGATGGGCAATTGGCGCCAATGGTACCATTTTGCGATATCAGAATGGCTCATGGACACAGGTTACATCGCCTATAACCGGTGTGCTGAGAGACATTTGCTGCATAAACGAAAACCACTGCCAGGCAGCAGGCGATGCCATAATAAGATATAACGGCAGCGAATGGCTGATTGATGCCAACCTGAGTGGCATCGAAACCATAGGCTTCCTTAATGAGAGCCTGGGTTGGGCCGGTGGGAACAGCAACGTCTTATATAAGTATGAAAATGGAGTTTGGTCGGCCGACAATAGCTTTAGTTCCGGTAATTACTATATATTCAATACACTCGAAAAAGCCGGTGATGTTATGCTGATGAACGGGCAAACCATTCCTCAGGAAGGTTTGCTGTTTGAAAACAATGGCAATGGATGGGTACAGGTTCCGGCAGGAAGCTGTAACAGCGGAATTTCATTTACCGACAGGCAGCATGGCTTCGGCCTGCAGCATGCAGGCGTTATGCCTTATGACCTCTACCCTACCGTGCATCAATATAATGAAGGGGAATGGCAGGAAGTTTTTGTTCACGAAAAGCAGTATCAGTTGTTCACTGCTGTTGAAGCCTTAAGCAATACCGCATGTATGGCCTCCGACAATCTGGGATATATCCATAAGATAGAAGATGGCAGCCATTCCATTGCCAATGGATTTATGTACGACAGCATACTTGATCTGCAATTTGTAAAACCAAACGCCGGATTTCTGGCAGCACACAACAGCGGGCTTTGGAAGTATAATGCCGGTGAGTGGGAAAACATCTTCAATCTTCCTGATCACACCATTCATGTTATTGATTTTCAAAGTGAAGATTTGGGTTATTTTGGCGCATATGAGCACACTGAAATCTTTCCTTTCTGGCCTGAAACAAAACTCTTTGTATATAACAGCGGTGTAATTACTCAAATTCCGGATCCTTATGCAGGTTCATTTATTACTTCTTTAAACATTATCGGTGAAGACCTGGTGTTTACACACACCGATGCAATTTGTACTTATTCAAATGGCCTGATAACGACTGAAACAATAGCATATCCGGACAGTATCTCGGATTTAAAGTTTATGATGCCTGTACCCGTCAATTCAAGCAACAGGAATGATGAATGGGAAGCTGCATGGATGAGCGTGAAACGCCACAACGATGCAGACAGTGGTGTAATTTTTTACAAATACTTTGTTGACAACATCTGGCAGGAGGTATACGAAACCAGCAGCGGAAGTTTCAACGATCTGTGCATTTTCGGCTACAATCAGGTAGTCGCGGTGGGTACCAATGGTTTGATTGCGGTTTTCGACGGCAGTAACTGGTCTGAAATCCAGCCGCTTACCAGCGAAGAGTTGCTTTCGGTGCACCTGGATGAAAACATGAACGGCTGGGCGGTGGGCCGCAACGGCACCATGCTCGAATGCACCGGAGGCGCCTGGTCTGTTTACGATAACGATGCCATGTACGACCTGAACGTTGTTTCATTTTACGACCAAACGCTGGGCTTTATCGGTGGAAATGAAGGGGCACTGCTGTGTACCAGCGAAAAACTCCCGGTCCCGAATACGTATATCACGGTTGCTGACACCAGGAATTCGCTGAAGATTTTCCCCAACCCGGCTACTGAAACCTTTACCATTGAGTTGGAATCACCGGCGACAAACGCCCGTATCATCCTTACTGATCCGGCCGGCAGGCTGTTGATGGAAAAGCAGCTGCCTGACACGGGCCAGGGAAAACAGCTTGTCACCATGTCCGCATCCGGCCTCGGATCCGGAATCTACCTGCTGACCCTGATCCACGAAAACGGTGTCAGGACTGCGAAATTAGTGGTGAGATAA
- a CDS encoding LEA type 2 family protein, protein MKKFRFPVAVMLTLLLVSACDVLNQVQQMANLTKCEFRLKTVDQLRLAGVNIQQIRQLSDLSLMDAAKITTAAMSGGSLPLNFTLNVEAKNPNPAVAGLNRLDWTLLIDDIEMVSGVNENRVQIPANGGTSILPLTISIDLKQALKGKSGDAIANFGLNLAGAGNQPTRITLKARPYISVGSQTIAYPGYLTIRNEFTSN, encoded by the coding sequence ATGAAAAAGTTCCGCTTTCCTGTGGCCGTGATGCTGACGTTGCTCCTGGTTTCTGCCTGTGATGTTTTGAATCAGGTTCAGCAGATGGCCAATCTGACGAAATGTGAATTCCGTTTGAAAACTGTGGATCAGCTCCGGTTGGCCGGGGTTAACATTCAGCAGATCAGGCAGCTTTCTGACCTGAGTTTGATGGATGCTGCAAAGATAACCACCGCAGCAATGTCGGGGGGCAGCCTCCCGCTGAACTTCACCCTGAATGTGGAGGCAAAAAATCCCAATCCGGCGGTTGCCGGGTTGAACCGCCTCGACTGGACCCTGCTGATTGACGATATAGAAATGGTCAGCGGCGTGAATGAAAACCGGGTGCAGATTCCAGCCAATGGAGGTACTTCCATTCTTCCGCTCACCATAAGCATCGACCTGAAACAGGCGTTAAAAGGCAAAAGCGGCGATGCCATCGCCAATTTCGGCCTGAACCTGGCGGGTGCGGGCAATCAGCCAACACGCATCACTTTGAAAGCAAGGCCTTATATTTCGGTGGGATCGCAGACCATCGCTTATCCCGGTTATCTGACCATCCGGAACGAGTTTACTTCGAATTAA